Genomic DNA from Parvivirga hydrogeniphila:
GGCAGCCAGGATGTTGCCTGAGATTGTTACTGTGGGTAACAATGTATTCGGGCTTGCGACGATTGGACCGCCATGTCTTCCCCGCCAGCAGAGATTCCAGCAGGCGTGATCGAACGGTTGCCCGTCTACCTTGGAGCTCTCATACAGCTCAGACACGAAGGTCGCACGACGGTGTCCTCGGCGCGGCTCGGCGAGCTCACCGGGATCAATCCAACGCAGATCCGTCGGGACTTGACGCGGTTCGGCTCGTTCGGTAAGCGCGGCGTCGGGTACGACATCGCGCTTCTCGTCGACAGCATCCAGCGGATACTCGGTGCCGACCATGTGCATCGGCTGGCCCTTATCGGCGCGGGGAATCTCGGCTCTGCGATCGCTGGATACGACGGGTTGAAGCAGCACGGCTTCTACGTCACGGCCGTGTTCGACAACGATCCCAAGAAGGTCGGCACGCGCATCGGCGACGTGGTCGTCCGGCACGTCGACGAGCTGCCGCGCGTCGCGGCGGACCAGAACATCCGGATCGCCGTGCTTGCCGTTCCGCCCGAGGCCGCGCAGCAAGCGGCGGATCTCGTGTGCAATGCCGGGATCAAGATCATCCTCAACTACACCCCGGCGCTCGTGAGCGTCCCGCCGGGGGTCAGGCTTCACAACACGGATCCCGTGCTCGAACTGCTGCACACGCTGTACTACCTCTCGCGGGCGGAGGGGACGGACAAGGTCTAGCGAGCAGGAGGATGCGGACAGGGTCTCGTATTCGAACCCTGCGACTGCTAGCGCAGACGGTGCAGCGGTGCTACTGTATGGGAACGCTCAGACGCTTCCGTGCGCGCCTGCGCGAGGACGACAGTCATAAGGAGGACAGATGGCTGCATTCGGTCTACCCATGGGCGGAGAGCTCTGGGTCATCTTGATCATCGTGCTCGTCCTGTTCGGACCATCGCAGCTCCCGAAGCTTGCGAAGATGTTCGGGGAATCCGCGAAGGCCTTGAAAGAAGGGCTGCAGGAGGGTCTGGACGAGGACGAGACCAAGTCGGAGCCTGCGAAGTCCGAAGAGAAGAGCTCTGAGAAGACGGAGTAGGTCCATTCCGCTTTCCCGGGCGCTCGCCGGTGCCATCAGGCGCTGGCGAGCGCTTGTGCGCTTGGCCCCATGATGTATACTCTCACGAGCGTTTTTCAGGCACCGGGCACGCTGCCCGCCAGCTTCAGGACCGATCAGGAGCAGCCATGCACGAAGAAGTCGTGCTGACCCCCGAAGGCCAGGCACGTTTGGAGGCCGAGCTTCACCACTTGGAGACCGTGCGCCGGCGCGAGGTCGGCGAGCGGATCAAGGAGGCCAAGGAGTTCGGCGACATCTCGGAGAACTCCGAGTACGACGACGCGAAGAACGAGCAGGCGTGGGTGGAGAGCCGCATCGCGGAGATCAACGCCATCTTGTCTCACGCGACCGTGCTCGAGGCGCCGAAGAAGAGCAGCAAGGTCGTGCTCGGCTCGCGCGTGGAGCTCAAGGACCGCGCCACAGGAGAGACGCACGTCTTCACCGTCGTCGGCTCGGCGGAGGCCGATCCTTCCAACGCGAAGATCTCCAACGAGTCTCCCGTCGGGCAGGCCATCATGGGCAAGAAGAAGGGCGAGGTCGTCACCGTGACGACGCCTCGCGGCAGCGTCATCGAGTACGAGATCCTCTCGATCAAGAACTGACGCATGCCGGACGGAAACGACATCTCGGGACTGCAAGCCGACGACCCCGTAGCCGTCCGGTTCGCGAAGATGGCGGCGATGCGGGCCGCTGGCGATGAGCCGTACAAGGACCGTTTCGATCGTACGCACACCGCATCGGAGCTCAAGACGGCGTGCGCGGATCTCGCCTCCGGAGAAAGCGCCGGCCTCGAAGCGGCGGTGGCGGGCCGTGTCATGGCCAAGCGCGACCAGGGGAAGATCGCCTTCCTCGTGGTGCGCGACGGCACGGGCGAGATCCAGCTGTTCTGCAAGGCCGACGTCATGGGCGTCGACCGGTTCCGCGAGACGCTCGACGCCATCGACCTCGGTGATTGGGTCGGTGCGTCAGGCGAGGTCGTCCGGACGCGGCGCGGCGAGCTGTCGGTGGTTCCTGCCGAGATCGTCGTCCTGTCCAAGTCCCTGAGGCCGCTGCCCGAGAAGTTCCATGGGCTCACGGACGTCGAGACCCGGTACCGGCAGCGCTACGTGGACCTCATCGCCAACCCCGAGGTGCGCCAGACGTTCGAGAAGCGCTTCCAGGCGATCGCTGCCATCAGGCGGTACATGGAGTCCCAGGGCTTTCTCGAGGTGGAGACGCCGATGCTCCACCCGATCCCCGGGGGCGCGACGGCGCGCCCGTTCGTGACGCACCACAACGCGCTCGACATGGACCTGTACCTGCGCATCGCGCCCGAGCTGTACCTCAAGCGGCTGCTCGTGGGCGGCTTCGAGCGGGTGTTCGAGCTCAACCGGTCGTTCCGCAACGAAGGCATCTCGGTGCGTCACAACCCTGAGTTCACGATGTTGGAGGCGTACCAGGCCTTCACGAACCTTGAGGGCATGATGCGCCTCGCTGAGGGCATCGTGACGTCGGCGGCGCAGGCCGCATGCGGATCGCTCGTGGTGGACTACCAGGGAACGCGGATCGACTTCACGCCGCCGTGGCCGCGCCGGACGCTCGTCGATCTGACGAGCGAGGCGGCGGGCAAGGAGGTGTCGTTCGCGCGGTCGCTCGACGACCTGCGCGGGCTGTGCGACGAGCACGGCGTTGCGTGGGAGCCGGGTTGGGGCAAGGGCAAGCTCATCACCGAGCTGTTCGAGAAGCTCGCCGAGCACTCGGTCACCGGCCCGATGTTCGTGACAGAGTATCCGCTCGAGACGTCGCCGCTTGCGCGCAAGAAGCCGTCCGAGCCGGACCTGACGGAGCGCTTCGAGGTGATCGTGGCGGGACGGGAGATCGCGAACGCGTTCTCCGAGCTCATCGATCCGGTGGATCAGCGCGAGCGGTTCGAGGCCCAAGCGCGAGCCAAGGCCGGGGGCGACGACGAAGCGATGGGCTACGA
This window encodes:
- a CDS encoding redox-sensing transcriptional repressor Rex — its product is MSSPPAEIPAGVIERLPVYLGALIQLRHEGRTTVSSARLGELTGINPTQIRRDLTRFGSFGKRGVGYDIALLVDSIQRILGADHVHRLALIGAGNLGSAIAGYDGLKQHGFYVTAVFDNDPKKVGTRIGDVVVRHVDELPRVAADQNIRIAVLAVPPEAAQQAADLVCNAGIKIILNYTPALVSVPPGVRLHNTDPVLELLHTLYYLSRAEGTDKV
- a CDS encoding twin-arginine translocase TatA/TatE family subunit; this translates as MAAFGLPMGGELWVILIIVLVLFGPSQLPKLAKMFGESAKALKEGLQEGLDEDETKSEPAKSEEKSSEKTE
- the greA gene encoding transcription elongation factor GreA produces the protein MHEEVVLTPEGQARLEAELHHLETVRRREVGERIKEAKEFGDISENSEYDDAKNEQAWVESRIAEINAILSHATVLEAPKKSSKVVLGSRVELKDRATGETHVFTVVGSAEADPSNAKISNESPVGQAIMGKKKGEVVTVTTPRGSVIEYEILSIKN
- the lysS gene encoding lysine--tRNA ligase, with the protein product MPDGNDISGLQADDPVAVRFAKMAAMRAAGDEPYKDRFDRTHTASELKTACADLASGESAGLEAAVAGRVMAKRDQGKIAFLVVRDGTGEIQLFCKADVMGVDRFRETLDAIDLGDWVGASGEVVRTRRGELSVVPAEIVVLSKSLRPLPEKFHGLTDVETRYRQRYVDLIANPEVRQTFEKRFQAIAAIRRYMESQGFLEVETPMLHPIPGGATARPFVTHHNALDMDLYLRIAPELYLKRLLVGGFERVFELNRSFRNEGISVRHNPEFTMLEAYQAFTNLEGMMRLAEGIVTSAAQAACGSLVVDYQGTRIDFTPPWPRRTLVDLTSEAAGKEVSFARSLDDLRGLCDEHGVAWEPGWGKGKLITELFEKLAEHSVTGPMFVTEYPLETSPLARKKPSEPDLTERFEVIVAGREIANAFSELIDPVDQRERFEAQARAKAGGDDEAMGYDEDYLRAMEYGMPPAGGLGVGIDRLVMLLTDSPSIRDVILFPHMRPEA